Part of the Acidobacteriota bacterium genome is shown below.
CCACACTTCGGGCTTGTTCTCGTCGAGCATCCAGCCGGTGACGAAGTCTTCGTACGCGCCGGTGGACTGCCCCTTCACGAACGGAAGATAGACGATCTTGTAGCCCGTCCGCGGCGCGCGACCGCTGGAGCCGCGCAGGGCGGCGAACGCGCCGGTGCGATAGTGCGCAGGGAACGCCTTGCCCCCATAGAAGACCATCGTCATCGCCGAGGCGTGCGGCTCGAAGAGGAGCTCCGGCACTTGCGTCTTCTTGACGAGATCCGGGCGCGCACCTGCGTGACGCGGATCCTCGTGCGCACCGAGGTAGGCCCACGGCCAGCCGTAGAAGCGGCCCGGCACGGCCTTCGCGGCGTAGTCGTGGACGAGGTCGTCGCCGAGTCCGTCGCGCTCCTGCACCGTCATCCACACCTCGCGCGTCGTCGGATGGACGGCGATGCCCACCGCGTTGCGCACGCCGGTGGAGACGACTTCGCGGCCGGTGCCGTCGGCCTTGAACCTGAGCACCGTGGCGCGCAGCGGATCGGGATCGGGGTCGATGTTGTGCGAGGAGCCGACGGTCACGTAGAAGTGACGTCCGTCTGGCGTGAAGGCGATGTTGCGCGTCCAGTGGCCGGCCTTGCCGTTGGGCAGCGGCGCGATGACGGCGGCAGCGGCGGTGGCCTTCAGGTCGCCGCGCGCGTAGGGGTACTTCACCACCTGGTCCGTCGCGGCGACGTACAGCGCGCCCCTCTGGAACGCGATGCCGAACGGCTGGTTCAGCCCTGTCGCGAATTCACTCCGCTCGGTGTCCTCGATCGTGCCGTTGCCGTTGGCGTCGCGCAGCGCCCAGATCGTGCCCGCGCCGGAATCGACCACGAACACGTCGCCGTTGGGAGCCTGCGCGATGTTGCGCGCGCGCTTGAAACCGCCAGACGCATAGAGCGTGGCGGTGAAGCCCGGAGGTACGGCGAGCGACACGCCGTCGGGCTGCGGGACGATCTTCGGAGGATTGGGCTTCTGCTCGCCGGGTGTCGCGAGTTCGTTGGCGGAAAACCTGTGCGTGCGTGGGCCTGTCGGCGCCTGTGCCGAGAGGGCGATGGTGAACGCGAGACCGGTACCGGCCGCTGCGACCAGACCAGCAAGACGAGCGTGAGACATGAAAGACGGACTCCGGGGGGAAGAGTGACGCGCGCATCATACGACAGCCCCCCGGGGGAAGGCATTCGACGTCGTCGACGCGGTCCACGCCGCGCCCGCGGGCCGCGCGGCCCGGCCGCACAGCGTGTCGTCATGCACGTGGTTGTCCGCGGCCCGCTCAGGACCACAGCCGTGACACCAGCCAGGCCAGGAACGCGGCGGGAGCGATGGCGGCAAGGAAGAGCAGGATGAGGAAGCCCGTCACGAAGAGCACGTCGAAGCGCGAGGGTGCCGCGCCGGGGCGTGCGTGGCGTTCCAGCAGGCGCATGTTCCAGGTGTTGGCCTTCCAGTAGATGTCCGCGACGTTGCCGAGAATCGGCACCATGCCGAGCAGCGCGTCGATCGCCGAGTTGATCACCATCCGCGCCTGCACGAGTTTCGGCACACCCATGCGATAGGCCTGGAACACGAGCAGCACGCCGAAGGCCGGGCTGCTCAGGTCGCCGAGCCCGGGAATCAACCCGATGATGGCGTCCCAGCCGAACCTGACGTTCGTCCCCGGGATCCGGAACACCTGATCGAGCAGCCAGCTCCAGTGCCGCAGTCGTTCGAGACGCGCATCGTCAGCCACTCAGCAAGTATGAACATGAATGCAGGAACTCAGGAGTTCCTGATCTACGATTCCCCCCATGCCCGCGTATCGCCTGTGCCGTCGTGTTGCTCTTGCGCTCGTGGTCCTGCTCCTGCCGGCGCTGCCGGCGTCTGCCGAGGTGACAGTGAGGACCGTCAACTGCATGAACTTGCCCAACTGCCTCGCGCTCGACAACGGGCACGTCGAGGTGATCGTGACGACCGACATCGGGCCGCGCGTGATCGCGTACCGCCTGCGTGGCGGGCGCAACGTGCTGGCGGAGATGCCGGCCACGGTGGGCGGGAAGGAGTGGCAGCCCTGGGGCGGCCATCGGCTGTGGCTCGCGCCCGAGTCGCGCGAGTTGTCGTACGGCCTCGACAACGCGCCGATTCGCCACACGATGCGGGGGACCAACACCGTCGTGCTCGACAGGGGCGTCGAGCCGGAGACGGGCATCGCGAAGACGATCGAGGTGACGCTGGACGAGGCGTCGACGAAGGTCACCATCGTGCACCGCATCACGAACCACCGCACGGCGGCGACAGACATCGCGCCGTGGGGCATCACGATCATGCGCGGCGGGGGGACGACGATCCTGCCGAACGAGCCGTACAAGCCGCACGCGGAGGCGCTCCAGCCCGTGCGTCCCATGGTGATGTGGGCTTACACGAACCTCGCCGATCCACGCTGGACGCTCGGGCCGAAGTTCATCCGCCTGCGCTCCGACGCGGCGATCGAGGAACCGCAGAAGATCGGCATCGGCAACCGCCTCGGATGGGCGGCCTACAGCGTCGACAACGACCTGTTCGTCAAGCGCGTCGCGCCGTTCGAGGACGGCAAGCGGTACGCCGACTACGGGACCACGTACCAGACCTACACGTCGGGCTCGTTCATCGAGGTCGAGTCGCTCGGCGAACTGACCACGCTCCAGCCAGGCGCGTCTGCCGAGCACGTCGAGACATGGTGGCTCTTCGGCGATGCCACCATCGCGGGAGACGATGCGGCGGTGGAGAAGACGCTCGCGCCGTATCTCCAACGTGCCCGCTAGCGTCTCGAGTTCCCCGGCTACTCCTTCGAGAACGCGAACCGCACTCTGCCCTGGCCGAGTGCCCGGGCGAGGCCGGCGGGGTCGTCAACACGGCCGAGGGCAGCGACCCGCCGCGCTCTCGGCGGTCAGCGAGGCGTTTCGCCTGTAGGGCCTGAACGCCGCCCAGCGGACAAAACACCGAAGTTTCACGCCACTCGGGTCTTCACCAATGACTCGACCTCCGGCCAGATCGTCTGCCGGGCTACGCGCAGTTCGCAATCCGACTGCAAGTCGAGCCAGACCTCCGGCGACACCCTGAAGTACTTGCCGAGGCGCAGGGCAGTATCGGCCGTGATCGCGCGTGTGCCGTTGACGATGCCGCTGATGCGATTGGCCGGGACCGCCAGGTCTCGCGCCAGCGCATTGATGCTGATGCCCAGCGGCCGCATGAACTCCTCCATCAGGATCTCTCCCGGAGGAACAGGGTCGAGCATTCCTGTCTTCGTCATGTCGTTCCTTTCAGTGGTAGTCCACGAACTCGACCTCGTACGCGTCGCCTGACTTCCACGTGAAGCACAGCCGCCACTGGTCGTTGATCCGGATGCTGTGTTGCCCTCGGCGATCTCCCTTCAACGCTTCGAACTGATTGCCTGAAGGCGCCTCCAGATCGTCGAGCACGCGAGCGCGGTGCAGGTACGGCAGCTTCCGCCGGGCGGTCCGCTCGATCGCCTTGAACCGCCGAACCGGGATGTCGTTGAAGAGGGCCTCGACATCCTTGTCGCGGAAGGAGCGGATCACGCGAGCAGTCTATTGCGCGTTACGTAACGCGCGTCAATTGACGTCGATGAACGAGCAGTACACTGGACGGATGGAACGGCCGCTGTCCCAGACGCCGATCGTGCGAACGGTGTTGACGGGGGCGGTGCGGCCACTCGGCCACACGACGAGCGGCATCGACAAGCGTCCGCGCGAAGGGACGCAGCGCGTGGAAGCCAATGGACTCGTCGGTGACGCGCAGGCGGATCTGCGCGTCCACGGTGGCCCGGACAAGGCCGTGCTCTGCTACGCGTGGCACCACTACGAGGCGTGGCGCGTCGATCTCCCCGAGTGCGCGCTGCTTGCCGGCCCCGGTGCGTTCGGCGAGAACTTCAGCGTAGCCGGTCTCGACGAGCGTAGCGTGTGCATCGGCGATCGGTACGACATCGGGTCGGCGCGCTTCATCGTCACGCAGGGGCGTCAGCCCTGCTTCAAGCTCAATCTCAGATTTGGCGTGCCGGACATGTCGCTTCGCGTCCAGAACACCGGCCGTACCGGCTGGTACCTGCGCGTGGAGACACCGGGGGAAGTGTGCGCCGGCGACGCGATCGTGCTGGTCGACCGACCGTATCCGTCGCACAGCATCGCCGAACTCATGGGGCTGATTCGCACGCGCGAACTGCGGCCTGACGTCCTGCGCCCGCTGCTCGCCCTGCCGCTGCCGCCGTCGTGGAGGAAGCTGTTCGAGCGGCGTCTCGAAAGCGGGGCGACGGAGGACTGGACGAGACGACTGCAGGGGAGTGACGCATCGAGCACGGGAGCCTGAGCGGCGCTGCCTTTCACGCCACTCCGGTGACCGCCGGATGAAATCCGGCGGTCACACCCTGGATCAGTATCGGGCATCGGGTACGGCATCCATCCTTCATCACTTCCGCGATTCGGTATCCGAAACTCATCCGGTACCACACCGCTATACTGCTTGTCGTGACGCGGCGTCTTCGAGCGTGGGCCGGGGTGTGGTTGTTGCTCCTCATGATCGGGTGGCAGGTGGCGCCGGTCGTGTGTGAGGTGGTGTGCCCGGTTGCGTCGCACGCTGACGCGGCGATTGCGGCCGCGGTGCCTGTGACGGCAGACGACGTGCCGTGTCACGAACGCGACGATGATGCGGCGACGCAGCAGACCGACGTCTCGCGCGGCGTGATGCGTGCGCAGGTCGTGCCCGGCTGCGAGCATCCGCCGGCCGCTGTGTCGCCACGCTCGACGGCGAGCGTGACGGTGCCGATGCCCGCCGTTGTCGCCGTCTTCGCGTCGGCGCATCTGTCGCCGCAGGCATCGTCGTTCGCGCCTGACGCATCGTCCACGCATCGCCCCGCGTGGGCACCGCCCGTCGCCACTCGCTCGCTCGTCCTCCGTATCTGATCCGATCGATTCTTCCGCGCGTGACGTGCGTGTACTCGCACGTGGCGCGTGTATTCCCGTCGCGCGCGCGTGTCACGCAGCGCGGCACGGTGCCTGCCGAACCATGGTGGGCACGCCGGTACCGGAATCGACATCGATCATGTTCTTCACGCACACACCACAATCGGCCGCTGACGTCTCGCGCCGACGGTTCGTCACGGGACTTGCTGCTGGAGGCGTGGTTCTCGCCGCGCAGCAGTTCGCGCCGTCGCGCGTATCGGCGGGCATTCGCGCGACGCAGGCGCGACAACCGCAGCAGTCACTTCGCGGGCAAGCATTCGATCTGGAGATCGGAGAGTCGAGCGTCGACTTCACGGGTCGCGCGCGCACCGCCATCACCGTCAACGGATCGCTGCCCGCGCCGCTGCTGCACTGGCGCGAAGGCGACGTCGTGACCATGCGCGTACGCAACACGCTGCGCGAGGACGCGTCGATCCACTGGCACGGCCTCGTCCTGCCCGCGAACATGGACGGCGTGCCGGGACTCAGTTTCGACGGCATCCGCGCCGGTGGGGAGTACACCTATCGCTTTCCGGTGACGCAGGCCGGGACGTACTGGTATCACAGCCACTCGGGCTTCCAGGAGCAACGCGGGTTGTATGGACCGATCGTGATCGAGCCGCGCGAGCCCGATCCGATACGCGCGGATCGCGAGCACGTCCTCATGCTCACCGACTGGACCGACGAGGATCCCGCGCGCGTCTACCGCAAGCTGAAGAAGGAATCGCACTACTACAACTGGCGACAGCGGACGGTGGTGGATCTCGTACGGGACCTGCGCGCGAACGGCTGGTCGTCGACGATGGCGGATCGGCTGGCGTGGGGCGGGATGCGCATGAATGCCGGCGACCTGGCCGACGTCACCGGTGCCACGTACACGTACCTCCTGAACGGCACGACGCCCGCGGGTAACTGGACCGGACTCTTCGCGCCTGGTGAACGCGTGCGCCTGCGCGTGATCAACGGCTCGGCGATGACGTATTTCGACTTGCGCATCCCCGGCCTGAAGATGACAGTCGTTGCCGCCGACGGGATGCCCGTACATCCGGTCACCGTCGACGAGTTCCGCATCGCGGTCGCCGAGACGTACGACGTGATCGTCGAGCCGACGGGGCAGGAGGCGTTCACGATCGTCGCGCAGGCGATGGATCGCACGGGCTTGGCCGCCGGCACGCTCGCGGTGCGCGACGGTCTGCGGGCCGAGGTGCCGGAACTCGATCGACGTCCCGTGCTCTCGATGGCCGACATGGGGCACGGCCACGCCGCATCGGACGCCGACGTGTCACACGACGCGCACGCGGGGCACGGCGGGCACGAGGGGCATGGCGGCGCTGGCGCCATGATGATGGCGATGCAGGCGCATCCCGCGAGCGAGCGCCGAAACCCGCTCGTGGACATGCAGACGATGATGCCGGCGGCGAAGTACGACGATCCGGGAATCGGTCTGCGTGACAACGGAAGGCGTGTGCTTACGTATGGCGACCTGCGGAGCGCGTTCGCCGATCCCGACGGCCGCGAGCCGACGCGTACCATCGAACTGCATCTCACCGGCCACATGCAGCGTTTCGCCTGGTCGTTCAATGGCCGGAAGTTCTCCGAAGCTGAACCCATTACGCTGACGTATGGCGAGCGCGTACGCATCGTGCTCGTGAATGACACGATGATGGCGCACCCGATACACCTCCACGGCATGTGGAGCGACCTCGAGGACGAGGACGGCCGCTTCATGGTGCGCAAGCACACGGTGGACATGCCGCCGGGGAGTCGTCGCAGCTATCGCGTCACCGCCGACGCGCTCGGGCGATGGGCGTATCACTGCCACATGCTCTTCCACATGGAGACGGGCATGATGCGCGAGGTGCACGTGGTGGAAGGGGGGCAGTCGTGACGCCGCGCGTCGCGTTGGTCCTCCTCGTCGGTGTGCTCGTCGCGGGCGTGCCGGCGCATGCGCAGGAACCGGATCCGCATGCGGATCATCACGGGGCGCACGGGGAGACATCCGGGCAGCGGGCAGCGGGCACCGGGCACCGGACCGACGATGCGTCGTCGGATTTGCCGGCGTTCATCGCGCCGGTCACCGACGAGATGCGCGAGGCGGCGTTCCCGCACGTGCACGGGCACGCGGCGCACGACACGCGCGTCAACGCGTTCGTGCTGTTTGACGGGATCGAGTGGCGGTCGGGGCGTGCGCAGGACGGTGTCGCGTGGCGCAACACGGGATGGATCGGCGGCGACATCCATCGCCTGTGGTTCCGGACCGAAGGGGATGCCGGTGATGGCAGCCTGCGTCATGCGCAGGTGCAGGCGCTGTATGGCGTGGCTGTCGCGCGCTGGTGGGACGTGGTGGTGGGCGTGCGACAGGACGTGCGGCCCGCGGCCGCGACGTGGCTGGCGTTCGGCATCCAGGGACTCGCGCCGGGCTTCTTCCACGTCGAAGCCACGGGCTACATCGGCAGCGAGGCACGGACGGCGGCGCACGCCGAGGTGAGCTACGACCTGCTGCTCACCAATCGACTCGTGCTCCAGCCGACGGCCGAGTTGACGCTGTACGGCAGGGATCACGAAACGCTCGGACTGGCGCGCGGTTTCAGTTCAGGAGAGGCGGGCCTGCGATTGCGCTATCACCTGACGCGCGAAGTCGCGCCTTACGTCGGCGTGACGTGGGTGCGCGCGATTGGCGCGGCGTCGGACGCGAGTCATGGCGCTACCACGCCGCCACGCGACGTGCGGTGGGCGCCCGGTCTGGTCACGGGCGTGCGCGTCTGGTTCTGACGGGCAGTCACCGACGGGCGGCCACCGTCTCCGCTGCCATGCAGCTACGGAGGGCAGACGAGGGCCGCCCCTACAGAGAGCAGGTCAGCTCCGGGCCGGTCCTTCGTCGGTGGGGAGCGGATGGCGCCAGCGAAGCCGTGGGAATCGCGCGTAGTGGTCGTCTGTCGTGACGAACGTGCAGCCGTGCTCGAGCGCCATCGCGGCCAGATACGCATCCTGAATCAGATTGCCGCGACAATCCGCCTTCGTACACAGATCCCGGAAGATGGCCCAGTGCCCGGCTTCGGCACCAACGGGTTTGGCCGCCGGAGCGGCGAGACATGTGTCGAGGAATTCCTCGACGGCGGTGCGCGGACTTGGCGGCTTGAGAATCCCGGGATGTGTGGCGATGCGCAGTACGGCAGAGAGCACGGGCTCGAACAGCGCGACGGTCTCCGTGCCGTTCAACGCGTCCTGCAACCACGCGTGGTACTCGGCGTGACGCCTGCTGTCCTCGCGAAACGCGTAGAGGAGGACGTTGGCGTCAGGCGCGATCACCGGAGGCCGTCCATTCGATCGTAGATGCCGCCCATGTCGTCGAGGCTCAGTCCCGACTGCAGCCCCTGACCCTTGAACGTCGGCAGGCGCACCGGGGGGCGACGCCTGGCGCGACGTTCGGCCAGGCGGGCGCGGAGCGCCTCCTCGACGAGAGCCGTCAAAGTCGTCCCCTGCTCGGCGGCGTAGGACTTCGCACGACGATGCAGTTCGTCGTCGAGGGAGATGATGGTGCGCATGCTGCCTCCTGATACAAATGTATCACTGGCGCTGCGCGCGTCCTCGGCTACTCCGTCTCGGGGGCGGCGACGGTGGCGCGCAGGGTCGTCAGGACCTCCTGCGACTTCCACCCGTTGCCGCGCCAGATCTCGACGATGCGGCCCTTGCTGTCGATGACGGCGGTGGCGAGCGTGTGGTCGAGCGTGACGCCGTTGCGCTCGACGTGGATCGCGAAGGCCTTCGCCAGCGTCTCGATGTCTGAGGGCGTGCCCGTGACGAACGTCCAGCGCGCCGGATCGGCGCGCATCGACTTGCCGTAGGTCCGCAGCACCGCGGGCGTATCGAACTCGGGATCGATCGTCGCCGCCACGAGGCGCACGCCGGAGAGCGACGTGTCGGCAGCCAGCTCGCGCTGGATCTCCTGGAAGCGCTTCACCATCAGCGGGCAGAAGTCCGGCACCGGACAGCGCGTGAAGATGAACGTCAGCGCCGTGACATGGCCGTCCAATGACGCCTTCGTGAACGGGAGGCCTGTTTCGGTGACGAGGGCGAGTTCCGGCATCGCATCGCCCTTGCGCAGGCGCGAACTCGTGCTTCCCGCGCCCAGCCTGACCGCCTCGGCCACCCGTTCGTCGCGTCCCTGCGTCTCGAACCCGTTGGCGAGCGTCGCACTGCCGCCCACGGACAGCGTGAAGCGAACGCGATCGCCCGGCCTGAGCGCTGGCACCGGTGCCTCGGGATCGAGCCTGAACGGCATCGTCATCGCCGGCATGTAGCCGGGGATTTCATCGTGCGAAATCATCACGTGCCCGTCGGCCGGCGCCGCCGTCACCACGCCCGAGACAGGAAACGTCCTTATGTCGTCGGCTGGCGTGGCGGACCGCGTCCTGGAGCGCGCCACGGCGACCGTCACCGCGATGGCGACGAGGAGCAGGGCGAGCAGCCGTCTGGTCGTCATGCCCGAAAGTGTACGATCGGACCCCGGCATGTCTTTGCGCCCGAGCAAGATCCGGATCGTTGCGCTGCGACAAAGACACCGTCAGCCTGGCGGGGGAGACTGCGCCGCAGGAAGGACCTCAATGACCCGATACCTCGCCCCCGCGGCACTCATCCTCGCCCTCGTCGGA
Proteins encoded:
- a CDS encoding HigA family addiction module antidote protein; this encodes MTKTGMLDPVPPGEILMEEFMRPLGISINALARDLAVPANRISGIVNGTRAITADTALRLGKYFRVSPEVWLDLQSDCELRVARQTIWPEVESLVKTRVA
- a CDS encoding type II toxin-antitoxin system RelE/ParE family toxin, with translation MIRSFRDKDVEALFNDIPVRRFKAIERTARRKLPYLHRARVLDDLEAPSGNQFEALKGDRRGQHSIRINDQWRLCFTWKSGDAYEVEFVDYH
- a CDS encoding copper resistance system multicopper oxidase, with amino-acid sequence MFFTHTPQSAADVSRRRFVTGLAAGGVVLAAQQFAPSRVSAGIRATQARQPQQSLRGQAFDLEIGESSVDFTGRARTAITVNGSLPAPLLHWREGDVVTMRVRNTLREDASIHWHGLVLPANMDGVPGLSFDGIRAGGEYTYRFPVTQAGTYWYHSHSGFQEQRGLYGPIVIEPREPDPIRADREHVLMLTDWTDEDPARVYRKLKKESHYYNWRQRTVVDLVRDLRANGWSSTMADRLAWGGMRMNAGDLADVTGATYTYLLNGTTPAGNWTGLFAPGERVRLRVINGSAMTYFDLRIPGLKMTVVAADGMPVHPVTVDEFRIAVAETYDVIVEPTGQEAFTIVAQAMDRTGLAAGTLAVRDGLRAEVPELDRRPVLSMADMGHGHAASDADVSHDAHAGHGGHEGHGGAGAMMMAMQAHPASERRNPLVDMQTMMPAAKYDDPGIGLRDNGRRVLTYGDLRSAFADPDGREPTRTIELHLTGHMQRFAWSFNGRKFSEAEPITLTYGERVRIVLVNDTMMAHPIHLHGMWSDLEDEDGRFMVRKHTVDMPPGSRRSYRVTADALGRWAYHCHMLFHMETGMMREVHVVEGGQS
- a CDS encoding type II toxin-antitoxin system VapB family antitoxin; this encodes MRTIISLDDELHRRAKSYAAEQGTTLTALVEEALRARLAERRARRRPPVRLPTFKGQGLQSGLSLDDMGGIYDRMDGLR
- a CDS encoding type II toxin-antitoxin system VapC family toxin, with the translated sequence MIAPDANVLLYAFREDSRRHAEYHAWLQDALNGTETVALFEPVLSAVLRIATHPGILKPPSPRTAVEEFLDTCLAAPAAKPVGAEAGHWAIFRDLCTKADCRGNLIQDAYLAAMALEHGCTFVTTDDHYARFPRLRWRHPLPTDEGPARS
- a CDS encoding PQQ-dependent sugar dehydrogenase — its product is MSHARLAGLVAAAGTGLAFTIALSAQAPTGPRTHRFSANELATPGEQKPNPPKIVPQPDGVSLAVPPGFTATLYASGGFKRARNIAQAPNGDVFVVDSGAGTIWALRDANGNGTIEDTERSEFATGLNQPFGIAFQRGALYVAATDQVVKYPYARGDLKATAAAAVIAPLPNGKAGHWTRNIAFTPDGRHFYVTVGSSHNIDPDPDPLRATVLRFKADGTGREVVSTGVRNAVGIAVHPTTREVWMTVQERDGLGDDLVHDYAAKAVPGRFYGWPWAYLGAHEDPRHAGARPDLVKKTQVPELLFEPHASAMTMVFYGGKAFPAHYRTGAFAALRGSSGRAPRTGYKIVYLPFVKGQSTGAYEDFVTGWMLDENKPEVWGRPVGLTETTDGSLLVVEDGNGTIWKITYKG
- a CDS encoding DUF4112 domain-containing protein encodes the protein MADDARLERLRHWSWLLDQVFRIPGTNVRFGWDAIIGLIPGLGDLSSPAFGVLLVFQAYRMGVPKLVQARMVINSAIDALLGMVPILGNVADIYWKANTWNMRLLERHARPGAAPSRFDVLFVTGFLILLFLAAIAPAAFLAWLVSRLWS
- a CDS encoding SCO family protein, whose protein sequence is MTTRRLLALLLVAIAVTVAVARSRTRSATPADDIRTFPVSGVVTAAPADGHVMISHDEIPGYMPAMTMPFRLDPEAPVPALRPGDRVRFTLSVGGSATLANGFETQGRDERVAEAVRLGAGSTSSRLRKGDAMPELALVTETGLPFTKASLDGHVTALTFIFTRCPVPDFCPLMVKRFQEIQRELAADTSLSGVRLVAATIDPEFDTPAVLRTYGKSMRADPARWTFVTGTPSDIETLAKAFAIHVERNGVTLDHTLATAVIDSKGRIVEIWRGNGWKSQEVLTTLRATVAAPETE
- a CDS encoding copper resistance protein B, yielding MTPRVALVLLVGVLVAGVPAHAQEPDPHADHHGAHGETSGQRAAGTGHRTDDASSDLPAFIAPVTDEMREAAFPHVHGHAAHDTRVNAFVLFDGIEWRSGRAQDGVAWRNTGWIGGDIHRLWFRTEGDAGDGSLRHAQVQALYGVAVARWWDVVVGVRQDVRPAAATWLAFGIQGLAPGFFHVEATGYIGSEARTAAHAEVSYDLLLTNRLVLQPTAELTLYGRDHETLGLARGFSSGEAGLRLRYHLTREVAPYVGVTWVRAIGAASDASHGATTPPRDVRWAPGLVTGVRVWF
- a CDS encoding MOSC domain-containing protein codes for the protein MERPLSQTPIVRTVLTGAVRPLGHTTSGIDKRPREGTQRVEANGLVGDAQADLRVHGGPDKAVLCYAWHHYEAWRVDLPECALLAGPGAFGENFSVAGLDERSVCIGDRYDIGSARFIVTQGRQPCFKLNLRFGVPDMSLRVQNTGRTGWYLRVETPGEVCAGDAIVLVDRPYPSHSIAELMGLIRTRELRPDVLRPLLALPLPPSWRKLFERRLESGATEDWTRRLQGSDASSTGA